Proteins from a genomic interval of Candidatus Babela massiliensis:
- a CDS encoding clostripain-related cysteine peptidase codes for MKIKKLSILSKSIITGLFLFTNCIITHLYGTQEYDNNSINLIANNINNNILTKIHKKKNETTTVGIYIAADNDLFPFAGRNIKQMQNIGSNDKLNLVVHFNMHKTGGKKISKRFLVKKNKLMQVGPDFSADSGNIRTLLDFCKWQIENFPADNQVLILWNHGTGIIEPNLRKAINPSQLFNYNHHNKLIELNRNIGFIDYINSQLQTKTPTRGICFDDTTRNYLTIKNLKDGLETISKDYLKGKKLALLACDACLMSMIEVISPIKEYAHYFVSSEEVVLGTGYDYTKTLEPFINNYLTKEQFVQHIVQTYKETYGKITNDYTQSAINLSKIHLLEDNITQVSQILIKALDKQNGNSLKEVIKLSKHKNFCTHFDEPTYIDLGHFYQNLLNNLSKCNLKNSQETNDFKLNLKKLLIEGITIINNAVIANAVGKNLKNATGISIYFPENRIHNSYHQSEFANKTKWGQFLKKYVNS; via the coding sequence ATGAAAATAAAAAAATTAAGCATTCTTTCAAAATCCATAATTACCGGACTATTCTTGTTTACTAATTGCATTATAACGCATTTATACGGCACACAAGAATACGATAATAATTCTATAAATTTAATTGCTAACAATATAAATAATAATATCTTAACCAAAATACATAAAAAGAAAAATGAGACTACTACAGTTGGAATTTATATAGCTGCCGATAATGATTTATTTCCATTTGCAGGTCGAAACATAAAACAAATGCAAAATATAGGATCCAACGATAAATTAAATCTAGTAGTACACTTTAACATGCATAAAACAGGTGGAAAAAAAATTAGTAAACGATTTTTAGTTAAAAAAAATAAATTAATGCAGGTGGGACCTGATTTTTCAGCAGATAGCGGAAATATAAGAACTTTATTAGATTTTTGCAAGTGGCAAATAGAAAATTTCCCAGCAGACAATCAAGTGTTAATTCTATGGAATCATGGAACAGGTATTATAGAACCAAATTTAAGAAAAGCTATTAATCCATCTCAATTATTTAATTATAACCACCATAATAAATTAATTGAACTAAATAGAAACATAGGATTTATTGATTATATTAATTCTCAATTACAAACAAAAACACCTACTAGAGGAATATGTTTTGATGATACTACACGTAACTATTTAACAATTAAAAATCTAAAAGATGGGCTTGAAACCATAAGTAAAGATTATCTAAAAGGTAAAAAGCTAGCTCTGCTTGCTTGCGACGCATGCCTTATGTCAATGATAGAAGTTATTTCTCCAATTAAAGAATATGCTCATTATTTCGTCAGTTCCGAAGAAGTAGTTTTAGGTACAGGTTATGATTATACTAAAACGTTAGAGCCCTTTATTAATAACTATCTCACTAAAGAACAATTTGTTCAACATATCGTACAAACGTATAAAGAAACTTATGGTAAAATAACTAATGATTACACTCAATCAGCAATAAATTTATCCAAAATACATCTTCTTGAAGATAATATAACTCAAGTATCCCAAATATTAATTAAAGCTCTTGATAAGCAAAATGGAAATAGCTTAAAAGAAGTAATTAAGTTAAGTAAACACAAAAACTTCTGTACTCATTTTGATGAACCAACTTATATAGATTTAGGACATTTTTACCAAAATTTATTAAATAATTTAAGTAAATGCAACTTAAAAAATTCTCAAGAAACTAATGATTTTAAGTTAAATTTAAAAAAACTTTTAATAGAAGGAATCACAATAATAAATAACGCAGTTATAGCAAATGCTGTCGGTAAAAACCTGAAAAATGCTACTGGGATATCTATTTATTTCCCAGAAAATCGCATACATAATTCTTATCATCAATCAGAATTTGCAAATAAAACAAAATGGGGACAATTCTTAAAGAAATATGTAAACAGCTAA